The Candidatus Eremiobacteraceae bacterium region GCGTGAAGCGGCCGGGCTCGCCCAGCCGATACTGGCGTCCGCGCATGGCGCGGCCGTCGAACAAACCGGAGGTAAAACGATGAACCAGGGTTTCAAGCGGTTTGCCGGCGGTGCGACAGCCATCGTCGCGCTCGCAGCAGCCGCATTTCTCTACACGGGTCACCGCGCGGCGGCGTCGGATCACCAGGATTCGCCGACGACGGTCGCTCGCCCGGGCGGCGACATCACCGACGTATTCGTCTATCAAGCGCCGGACAACGCAAGCAACGTCGTCCTTCAGATGGACGTCCATCCGCTCATTCCCACCGGATCCGGCCCGTCGACGTTTTTCGACCCCGCCGTCATGTATCAATTCAAGATCGACAGCAACGGTGACGGGGTCGAAGACACGGTGCTGCAAGTGCAAGCAGTCGGTGCAGGCGCCGCACAGACGTTGAACGTCTTCGGTCCTGCGGCGCCCATCGTCGTCGGCACGAATTCGAAGTTCGTGACGAAGGCCGGTTCGGTGCAGTACAACACGGTTTCAAGCGCGTTGGGCAACGGCGCGCGAGTCTGGGCCGGACCCGCTAAAGATCCGTTCTTCTTCGATCTCGCCCGCTTCTTCCAGATCATCCCGGATCGCAACTACCAGAATCAGCCGAATCCCGCACCGCCGGATCCGGGCCTGGGCTTCCAAGGCTTCTCTACGGCGTTCAACACGTTGCACGGCACCAACTGTGCGACGACTCCGGCGCAAGACATCCTCTCATCGAATGGCTTCAACGTATTGGCCATCGTCGCCGAAGTGCCCAAGTCGATGCTCGGCAGCGGTCCGATCGGCGTGTGGGCCACGACCAGCACCGTCACCGGACAATAGGAGCACGAAAAGAAATGCGAATCTCAATTGCAAGAGCGACCGCACTGGCGATGCTCGCCGTCGTGGCTGTGGGTTGCAGTCACAACACC contains the following coding sequences:
- a CDS encoding DUF4331 family protein; its protein translation is REAAGLAQPILASAHGAAVEQTGGKTMNQGFKRFAGGATAIVALAAAAFLYTGHRAAASDHQDSPTTVARPGGDITDVFVYQAPDNASNVVLQMDVHPLIPTGSGPSTFFDPAVMYQFKIDSNGDGVEDTVLQVQAVGAGAAQTLNVFGPAAPIVVGTNSKFVTKAGSVQYNTVSSALGNGARVWAGPAKDPFFFDLARFFQIIPDRNYQNQPNPAPPDPGLGFQGFSTAFNTLHGTNCATTPAQDILSSNGFNVLAIVAEVPKSMLGSGPIGVWATTSTVTGQ